The following proteins are co-located in the Periplaneta americana isolate PAMFEO1 chromosome 12, P.americana_PAMFEO1_priV1, whole genome shotgun sequence genome:
- the gcm gene encoding transcription factor glial cells missing isoform X2: MVILSRRDCGSPPAMSSRHLSTDWDINDTSIPRVSEYNRWEEWADGHCRLVYPASSEEAKRHASGWAMRNTNNHNVHILKKSCLGVLVCSMRCALPSGEKVHLRPAICDKARKKQQGKPCPNRQCAGRLEILACRGHCGYPVTHFWRHTDHAIFFQAKGVHDHPRPEAKSTSEARRSLGAGRRVRGLAVLLAREAALGSKLLSLREGKRPGELDTDSNTRPMLCPLDPPPPLISDAEKGYSCSCPPFQCVCSRSPTNQAHGPQYQHPAHLDPSYWLQEHLQLNYHQDDSSTATNSYFEETNNAAPQQYDFLPLGGELFQPEEIFQLDQPLKSQDYAPMLHQDQNQNSEIARSPPMLLDLGSGTIHRSPVKPEPESAYWMLPHDQQHAVTTDESNSSSSRFPPCSPDTANIVPNPMEGFIPQEMQYPGIDDDRLKQQAPAEVYYNSYQYDECYKLQNQTASCDSKNDPNYRFNCVGGENVLDTRLNNETDTPISADIHYEYPLVETYCGEAPAMGMNSVETPLRMQDPLGEFRLDGYHAASQFAHFQH, from the exons GAGCAGGAGGGACTGCGGCTCGCCGCCGGCTATGAGCAGCAGACACCTGAGCACGGACTGGGACATCAACGACACCAGCATTCCCAGGGTGAGCGAGTACAACCGCTGGGAGGAGTGGGCCGACGGCCACTGCCGGCTCGTGTACCCGGCGTCCAGCGAGGAGGCCAAGCGCCACGCGTCGGGCTGGGCCATGCGCAACACCAACAACCACAACGTGCACATCCTCAAGAAGTCGTGCCTGGGCGTGCTGGTGTGCTCCATGCGCTGCGCGCTGCCCAGCGGCGAGAAGGTGCACCTGCGGCCCGCCATCTGCGACAAGGCGCGCAAGAAGCAGCAGGGCAAGCCGTGCCCCAACCGCCAGTGCGCGGGGCGCCTCGAGATCCTGGCCTGCCGCGGCCACTGCGGCTACCCCGTCACGCACTTCTGGCGGCACACCGACCACGCCATCTTCTTCCAGGCCAAGGGGGTGCACGACCACCCGCGCCCCGAGGCCAAGTCCACGTCGGAGGCGCGGCGCAGCCTGGGCGCGGGGCGCAGGGTCAGGGGCCTCGCCGTGCTGCTGGCGAGGGAGGCGGCCCTCGGCTCCAAG CTGCTGTCGTTGAGAGAAGGAAAGCGACCCGGAGAATTGGACACAGACTCCAACACGCGACCGATGCTCTGTCCTCTGGACCCGCCTCCACCACTAATTTCTGATGCCGAAAAAG GCTACTCGTGCTCGTGCCCGCCATTCCAGTGTGTGTGCAGCCGTTCCCCCACGAACCAGGCGCACGGCCCCCAGTACCAGCATCCCGCTCACCTGGACCCGTCCTACTGGCTGCAGGAGCACCTGCAGCTCAACTACCACCAGGACGACTCCTCGACAGCCACCAACAGCTACTTCGAGGAGACCAACAACGCGGCCCCCCAGCAGTACGACTTCCTACCGCTGGGGGGCGAGCTGTTCCAGCCCGAGGAGATCTTCCAGCTGGACCAGCCGCTCAAGTCGCAGGATTACGCCCCCATGCTCCACCAGGACCAGAACCAGAACTCCGAGATCGCCCGTTCGCCGCCGATGCTCCTTGATCTGGGCAGCGGCACGATTCATCGCAGTCCCGTGAAGCCGGAGCCAGAGTCGGCCTACTGGATGCTGCCGCACGACCAGCAGCACGCGGTGACCACCGACGAGAGCAACAGCAGCTCCAGCAGGTTCCCTCCCTGTTCCCCGGACACCGCGAACATAGTGCCCAACCCCATGGAGGGCTTCATCCCGCAGGAGATGCAGTACCCGGGCATCGACGACGACAGGCTCAAGCAGCAGGCGCCTGCAGAAGTGTATTACAATAGTTACCAGTACGACGAATGCTACAAGCTGCAGAACCAGACGGCGAGCTGTGATTCCAAGAACGACCCCAACTACAGGTTTAACTGTGTGGGTGGAGAGAACGTCCTAGACACCAGACTGAACAATGAGACGGACACTCCCATATCTGCAGACATCCACTACGAGTACCCTCTGGTGGAAACGTACTGTGGGGAAGCCCCTGCCATGGGCATGAATTCTGTGGAGACTCCCCTCAGAATGCAGGACCCCTTGGGAGAGTTCAGACTGGACGGCTACCACGCGGCCTCCCAGTTCGCGCACTTCCAGCACTGA
- the gcm gene encoding transcription factor glial cells missing isoform X1, with protein MHESSGTRSRASPVVAVCDFYSGNSETSRSRRDCGSPPAMSSRHLSTDWDINDTSIPRVSEYNRWEEWADGHCRLVYPASSEEAKRHASGWAMRNTNNHNVHILKKSCLGVLVCSMRCALPSGEKVHLRPAICDKARKKQQGKPCPNRQCAGRLEILACRGHCGYPVTHFWRHTDHAIFFQAKGVHDHPRPEAKSTSEARRSLGAGRRVRGLAVLLAREAALGSKLLSLREGKRPGELDTDSNTRPMLCPLDPPPPLISDAEKGYSCSCPPFQCVCSRSPTNQAHGPQYQHPAHLDPSYWLQEHLQLNYHQDDSSTATNSYFEETNNAAPQQYDFLPLGGELFQPEEIFQLDQPLKSQDYAPMLHQDQNQNSEIARSPPMLLDLGSGTIHRSPVKPEPESAYWMLPHDQQHAVTTDESNSSSSRFPPCSPDTANIVPNPMEGFIPQEMQYPGIDDDRLKQQAPAEVYYNSYQYDECYKLQNQTASCDSKNDPNYRFNCVGGENVLDTRLNNETDTPISADIHYEYPLVETYCGEAPAMGMNSVETPLRMQDPLGEFRLDGYHAASQFAHFQH; from the exons GAGCAGGAGGGACTGCGGCTCGCCGCCGGCTATGAGCAGCAGACACCTGAGCACGGACTGGGACATCAACGACACCAGCATTCCCAGGGTGAGCGAGTACAACCGCTGGGAGGAGTGGGCCGACGGCCACTGCCGGCTCGTGTACCCGGCGTCCAGCGAGGAGGCCAAGCGCCACGCGTCGGGCTGGGCCATGCGCAACACCAACAACCACAACGTGCACATCCTCAAGAAGTCGTGCCTGGGCGTGCTGGTGTGCTCCATGCGCTGCGCGCTGCCCAGCGGCGAGAAGGTGCACCTGCGGCCCGCCATCTGCGACAAGGCGCGCAAGAAGCAGCAGGGCAAGCCGTGCCCCAACCGCCAGTGCGCGGGGCGCCTCGAGATCCTGGCCTGCCGCGGCCACTGCGGCTACCCCGTCACGCACTTCTGGCGGCACACCGACCACGCCATCTTCTTCCAGGCCAAGGGGGTGCACGACCACCCGCGCCCCGAGGCCAAGTCCACGTCGGAGGCGCGGCGCAGCCTGGGCGCGGGGCGCAGGGTCAGGGGCCTCGCCGTGCTGCTGGCGAGGGAGGCGGCCCTCGGCTCCAAG CTGCTGTCGTTGAGAGAAGGAAAGCGACCCGGAGAATTGGACACAGACTCCAACACGCGACCGATGCTCTGTCCTCTGGACCCGCCTCCACCACTAATTTCTGATGCCGAAAAAG GCTACTCGTGCTCGTGCCCGCCATTCCAGTGTGTGTGCAGCCGTTCCCCCACGAACCAGGCGCACGGCCCCCAGTACCAGCATCCCGCTCACCTGGACCCGTCCTACTGGCTGCAGGAGCACCTGCAGCTCAACTACCACCAGGACGACTCCTCGACAGCCACCAACAGCTACTTCGAGGAGACCAACAACGCGGCCCCCCAGCAGTACGACTTCCTACCGCTGGGGGGCGAGCTGTTCCAGCCCGAGGAGATCTTCCAGCTGGACCAGCCGCTCAAGTCGCAGGATTACGCCCCCATGCTCCACCAGGACCAGAACCAGAACTCCGAGATCGCCCGTTCGCCGCCGATGCTCCTTGATCTGGGCAGCGGCACGATTCATCGCAGTCCCGTGAAGCCGGAGCCAGAGTCGGCCTACTGGATGCTGCCGCACGACCAGCAGCACGCGGTGACCACCGACGAGAGCAACAGCAGCTCCAGCAGGTTCCCTCCCTGTTCCCCGGACACCGCGAACATAGTGCCCAACCCCATGGAGGGCTTCATCCCGCAGGAGATGCAGTACCCGGGCATCGACGACGACAGGCTCAAGCAGCAGGCGCCTGCAGAAGTGTATTACAATAGTTACCAGTACGACGAATGCTACAAGCTGCAGAACCAGACGGCGAGCTGTGATTCCAAGAACGACCCCAACTACAGGTTTAACTGTGTGGGTGGAGAGAACGTCCTAGACACCAGACTGAACAATGAGACGGACACTCCCATATCTGCAGACATCCACTACGAGTACCCTCTGGTGGAAACGTACTGTGGGGAAGCCCCTGCCATGGGCATGAATTCTGTGGAGACTCCCCTCAGAATGCAGGACCCCTTGGGAGAGTTCAGACTGGACGGCTACCACGCGGCCTCCCAGTTCGCGCACTTCCAGCACTGA